From Oncorhynchus mykiss isolate Arlee chromosome 25, USDA_OmykA_1.1, whole genome shotgun sequence, a single genomic window includes:
- the LOC110505858 gene encoding syntaxin-11, producing MRDRLVDLQGVAPTPPDTDERGQGSDDEGELEQQSVVFENEDRMDSIFTEAQSLRKEIALLRMEVKRLGKQNSRFLTSVRRISSIKRDSNTLARGIKTRGEGIYRRLEKISMQHKQLEEENGANSTLVRMVRSQYVSLTGAFHEAMSEYNQAEMSQRENCKTRIQRQAEIMGKEVTGEQIEEMVETGKWNVFSDNLLTDGRTARSALTEIEKRHKELLELESRIKDIHELFFQMALLVEEQGAMVDNIEANVAATTDFVGKAQVQIKRCVTYQKKSLCRRMFCCCFPCCNK from the coding sequence ATGAGAGACAGACTAGTTGACCTGCAGGGGGTGGCCCCCACTCctccagacacagatgaaaggggTCAGGGTAGCGATGATGAGGGAGAGCTGGAGCAGCAGTCAGTGGTGTTTGAAAATGAAGATCGGATGGACAGCATCTTCACAGAAGCCCAGTCCCTGAGGAAGGAGATTGCTCTGCTCCGGATGGAAGTGAAGCGCCTGGGCAAGCAAAACAGCCGATTCCTCACCTCTGTCCGGCGGATCAGCTCCATCAAACGAGACTCCAACACCCTGGCCAGGGGCATCAAGACCCGGGGGGAGGGCATCTACAGACGGCTGGAGAAGATCAGCATGCAGCACAAACAGCTGGAAGAAGAGAACGGGGCCAATTCTACCCTGGTCCGCATGGTGCGTTCTCAGTATGTTTCTCTCACCGGGGCCTTCCACGAGGCCATGTCTGAGTACAACCAAGCAGAGATGAGCCAGAGGGAGAACTGCAAGACCCGGATCCAGCGCCAGGCAGAGATCATGGGCAAGGAGGTGACCGGCGAACAGATCGAGGAGATGGTCGAGACGGGGAAGTGGAATGTGTTCTCTGACAACCTCCTGACGGACGGGCGGACGGCACGCTCAGCGCTCACAGAGATCGAGAAGCGGCACAAGGAACTGTTGGAGCTGGAGAGTCGAATCAAGGACATCCATGAGCTGTTCTTCCAGATGGCTCTGCTGGTGGAGGAACAGGGGGCCATGGTGGACAACATAGAGGCCAACGTGGCCGCCACTACAGACTTTGTGGGCAAGGCCCAGGTTCAGATCAAGAGGTGTGTGACGTACCAGAAGAAGAGCCTCTGTAGGAGAATGTTCTGTTGTTGTTTCCCTTGCTGCAACAAGTGA